The window GTCGAGGACGTTCGACGTCACCACGCGCGAGTACGTGCCGTCGCGAAACTTCTCGAGGACGTCCCGGCGTTCGGCCGTCCCCGTTTGATGGGTGAGTACGGGTATCAGGAATCGTTCGCCGACCTCGTAAGCGAGGTCGTTGTAGGCGGTGAAGACGATCGTTCGTTCCTCTCGATGATCGCCGAGCACGTCGGCCAGGGTCTCGAGTTTCCCTTCGGCACCGAGCATGATCTCTCGAGCGCGCTGGCGTGCCAGGAGTGCTTCCCGTGCGGCCGGGTCGGAGCCGGATCGCTTGACGAGCTCCTGATAGTCCGAACCCGACTGCATCCGGATGTTCGACCTGGCGAGGTAGTCCACAAATGTACCCTGATGCCGTTCATAGGCAGCCCGTTCCTCGACCGTGAGCGAGACGGTCAGTCGCTTGACGTCGTACGGAGCCAGGTGCTCGCCGGCGAGGTCGTCAGCGGAGAGGCGGTAGACGACCGGCCCCACGAGCGATTCGATCACCTCGTGAGCGCCATCGGGCCGTTCGAACGTCGCCGTCAAGCCCAATCGCGCCGGTGCAGCCAGCAGGCGCGCGATGTCCCGGTACCCCTCGCCGCCGAGATGGTGCACTTCGTCGAAGACGACGAAGCCGAACCGATCACCGACGGAGTCGGCTTTCAGATACGCAGAATCGTACGTCGAGACGGTGAGCGCTTCGAGTCGCTGCTCGCCGCCGCCGAAGCGCCCAACGGGAAAGTCGAACTCCGCCTCGAGTTCGGTCGCCCACTGCTCGAGCAGATCGATCGTAGGTACGACGATTAGCGTGGGCACGCCGAGGCGTTCGATCGCTTTGATCGCGATGACGGTCTTCCCGCTGCCGGTCGGCAGCTCGAGTACGCCGGCTGGTGCCACTGCCGGGTGGGCGCTGCCGTCATCGGTGTCGGTGGCCGAATCGACCGTACCCCATCGGTCGGTCTCGAGCCAGTACTCGAGCGCCTCGCGCTGGTACGAACGGAGGTCGTAGGCAGAACGAATCCCGTGGAGCCGTTCCGGTTCGAAGGTGAGCACCGTGTCGTCCACCACGACCCCGTGGTCGTCGAGTGCAGACCGGAGTGGTGCGTACCGATAGCCTTCCGCGCGGAACGATCCCGTCCGGGCATCTCTCTTGAGCGCACCATCGGCCAGCAAGCCGTCCTCGAGGAGCGTCTCGAGCGTTTGCTCGTCGCCCTCGATGCGAATCGTCCCGTCCTCATAACACAAGCTGACGGGGCGATCGGGTGCGGTGGCAGGCGGCGACATAGCTTCGACTCTGTTCGTGTGTGGACGTGGCTGGCACAAATACTCTCTGACGGGCAGTGATGGCGTTTCCCTACTTATTGCAAAGAGACAGTGTCATTCGGGTCGACCACTACCTGCTGGCGGTGATAAGAACGCATACCTCAACCCTTTTATTACCGCTGTGCCTTGTCTGGGACATGAGCGAAGACGAGGGCCCAAACCCCACAGCCCAAGGCGTTTCGGCTGCGGGAAACGACGACGCCGATGCGGAAGACGGCTCCGAGGCCTCGAGCCAGGATGCGGACGAGGAGCCGGAGCCATCCGACGGCGAGGGAACCGCCGATGAGCAGCCACCGGAGGACGAACTACCGACCGACTCGAGTGCGGACGCTGAACCTGTCGCTGAGGATGGCGAAGCCGCCGAAACGGGAGTGACGGACGAGACACCACAAACGAGCGACGACATTCGCGACCTCCTCAATACGCTCCGGGAATACGACGACGAGATCGCTCGCGACGTCAACTCGATCGTCGAGACGGCCCGCGACCTCAACGGAACCGTCCAGCACCAGCGCGACGAGCTAGACGACCTGAGCGAGCGCGTCGACGCCCAGGCGGAGACGATCGGCGACCTCCAGAGCCAACTCGAGAACCGCGAACAGGAACTCGAGGCCCGCCAGGAAATCATCGACGAGTACGAACAACAGATCGAGGATCTCAAAGGGCACGTCAAACGGACGCAGGCGGACTTCCAGAACTACAAAAAGCGGGCGAAAAAGCGTCAACAGCAGATCAAAGATCGGGCAACCGAAGATCTCGTTCAGCGACTGGTTGGCGTGCGAGACAACCTGAAACGGGCGCTCGGGGAAGAGAGCGACGACGTCGAGAGCCTGCGGGACGGCCTCGAGATGACCCTGCGGGAGTTCGACCGGATCCTCGCCGACGAGAACGTCGAGGAGATCGATCCCGAACCGGGAACCGACGTCGATCCGCAGCGCCACGAGGTGATGATGCGAATCGATAGCGAACTGCCCGAGGGAACGATCGCCGACGTCTTCACGCCCGGCTACGAGATGAGCGAGAAGGTGATCCAGAACGCCCAGGTGACGGTGAGCAACGGAGCGCTCGAGGGTGAGAGCGAGGCCGAAGCCGATGGCGAAGGTGAAGACGAGGGCGAGGGCGAGCCACCGTCCGACGACGCGGACGACGGTATCGCTGGCAACGATAGTGACGATGGCGCTGACGCGGATGGTGACGATGACGACGATAATGCTCAGGGGAGCGAATCAGTCGACGGCGACGAGGGATCGCACCCGGATGGGGACAACGAAGCCGACACAGA of the Natronosalvus vescus genome contains:
- a CDS encoding DEAD/DEAH box helicase; its protein translation is MSPPATAPDRPVSLCYEDGTIRIEGDEQTLETLLEDGLLADGALKRDARTGSFRAEGYRYAPLRSALDDHGVVVDDTVLTFEPERLHGIRSAYDLRSYQREALEYWLETDRWGTVDSATDTDDGSAHPAVAPAGVLELPTGSGKTVIAIKAIERLGVPTLIVVPTIDLLEQWATELEAEFDFPVGRFGGGEQRLEALTVSTYDSAYLKADSVGDRFGFVVFDEVHHLGGEGYRDIARLLAAPARLGLTATFERPDGAHEVIESLVGPVVYRLSADDLAGEHLAPYDVKRLTVSLTVEERAAYERHQGTFVDYLARSNIRMQSGSDYQELVKRSGSDPAAREALLARQRAREIMLGAEGKLETLADVLGDHREERTIVFTAYNDLAYEVGERFLIPVLTHQTGTAERRDVLEKFRDGTYSRVVTSNVLDEGVDVPDASVAVVLSGSGSEREFTQRLGRILRPKTDGARAILYEIVATETGEESIADRRRSD